Genomic window (Culex pipiens pallens isolate TS chromosome 3, TS_CPP_V2, whole genome shotgun sequence):
attaatatTTGCAGAAAGATTACATTttccaaaacatattttttcactatcgacaattaaataaagtattttttataaatgttccTTAAAAAGCAAACGcaaacacagttttttttagcaATCACAGGCAGAAATTTGATGACAAATAAGttgcacaaaaaatattattttaaactcgattaggccgatgcaaatatttaaaaaagtttttgtccctcggccctggccaaggtcaagggggggggcaaaaaaataaaaaaatataaaaatttaaataacaagccatagtcttcacctttcaatgaaaaaagtgttttaaaatgcattttacactagttcagttgttttgctatcattagttttcaaaaaatctaagatcagacaaaaacaaaaattgtatcgaaaaaaaagattttgcatcgaaaattttcaaaaaatcttaagattttttaacaaacccaaacatgctaaaaattattttaaacgcaggagaatgtattttaatttgatttcagctggttgcacttgaattttcattgaaattttgaagtttattgtaaaaatattttttttgccccctgatttttcgggccaattttgaagggggggtgacaaaaacttttaaaaatatttgtaccagccttatttttcaaagtaatagAACTTTGCTCAAAAAGATGAAAAACTTCcagaaatttttgtaaataatgtTCACAAAAATTCGCATCAACGCAAAACCTTAAAAACATAcaacacctaagcttccatccaccccgggacacgaactgacgacctttggattgttagtccaactgcctaccagcgactccaccgaggaaggacccagggagacgactcctacacctggaatgagctaacgacctaaccctctaggttagaccggggccaacatttacttccccgtcagaccgaaggcgtggtcagacaaatctcgtctcgaaaaatgccaccggaaccgtctgggatcgaatccAAGCCGTCTGGGTGAGAGGAAAcaacgcttacccctacaccacgaaacgaatttcaaataaaaaaaaccgtgaATTTcggtaataattatttttgaaaaataattaagtaTCGAACAAGTCAAAATATCTTGACGACAATGCAATATTTCATCCTAAATCAACCTGCACTGCTTTATTCAGAATTTTATCTGTCAATcactgaattttcatttattttttaattttttaattatgtaaaacttaaaaaaaatattgattttgctCTGGGTGGTATGGAGTTAAATGATGAAAGTAAGTTTTGACTTTcgaaaacaaaatcatttttttaaaatatggcactagttgaaaaaaatctattttgaaaattatacagtCTTGAACTTATGTTTTTTGATAGCGAGCCTTAAAAAAGGATTTGttcatttgatttaaattgagatgttgaattcttaaaaattaatcAGCGATCACCCTAATTCCAGGGTGTTCAACCGCCCGTGAAAACGCAAATCTTGATGGCTGCCTCGCACGCTAGCAAAAGTAAGTAAAGTTCCACGAAAAGAAGagtttttctgctgctgctgacaaaaaaaaacgaacgtcGTGGAAGAAAAAAGTCCCACGCAGATATGGAAAATCGCTTCACCCTGCTCTGCTTGGGTGGGATTTGGAGCGTAACCGGAGTGGAGTGAAGAAATTTCTACTTTTTTGTACTGCTGCAACAATCACGTCTTTGGCGTCGTCACGATGAAAAACTGCTTTccctgggtttttttttttttttttggaaaatcctcTCGAATGGCACCACCGTTAATAATTCAAACGAAGTGGAAAGCACTCTCCCAGCAGGGGGAGGCAAGCAAGAAAAACGCGCAAATCCTTAACAGAAATGGTTCATAGTGAAGAATTCAATTTTGCAAAAGGAAAATTGCAGATTATCACTGTTCATCATATGGGGGGTGGGGGTTAGCGGGAAACAGGGCCAGATCAAAGCTTGAAGATCAAAGGTGCCTTtacctgaaataaatagtgcgcGAGGCAAAAAGTGAGGCAAAAACCGCGCTGGGAAAATGAATTCGGTTGAACGAGTCTCTCCCGCTCTGAAAAACTTTGACCTTTTGTTACCGGTTTTGTCGGATTGTGGGTTTCGACTTTATGTGCTTTGACTTTGAACTTTTGAGAGTTTTAAGCCAATTTGTTGCGATTAACTGAGAACTGGATTTGCAGATAGTCCAATGGAACTTATTTTGCTTCAttgatggagttttgttttGCCGATTCGGCAACAAAGAGGTTTAGTTCCTAAATAACCTAAACTCATTTAAAAGGTTAAACCACAACTAAGCTTGTTATTTTTCTTACGAAGTATTGTACACCAAATCAATTTGTTAATTTAACCAAATTAACTGAATTAACTCTTATTTTTCCCTTTCCCTCCAACAGATGAACATACTGGTAATATCGTTCCTGGCGCTGGCGTCACTGTCCACGTTCCCGGCGCCGTCGCTGGGAACGCCGGCCTCGGCCGCCGCCGCAGACGTGTCCGATCCGAAGAAATCGCTGGCCGCGGCCGCCGTCGCCCCCATCAACAACAACGGCCTGAAGGAGGTCTGGCAGGAGGACGAACACGAGGTGCTGATCCGGAACGAGCGGGGCACCAAGAACGGCGGAGGCGCCGGAACCGCTGGTAAGAAAGACCGCAAAAAAGACAAAACCCAGTCCTCGTCCTCTTCACCATCATCATCTTCATCACCACAATCCTCGTCCGCGGGGGGTGCCAGCAATGGCCACCAGAaatacaacaaacaacaaaacactAAACCCAAACCGTCTGACCGACAGCAGGCACAGAGtaagttttgaaaatctttattttcttttgtttgGTTTTGATTGGCTTTCTTTTGTAATAATTGGTTCGTCTTATGTTTCTAACAAAATTTCAAGTAGTTTTgcgaataaaacaaaatttaatacaCTAACACCATTTTTACAAACTCTGTATAGTTTCGTGGTTTGAGTTTATTGTAACACATTTCCGAGTCCATTTCATACAAGTGAAACCTCTAACAGGACAAGTAagctaaaattgtaaaaaaaaaaacaagaacctAATAATAAGCTTTAATTCTAACATAACTGCAGTGTGAATGAGTGAGTGTGAGTTACTGGAAAATGTTTAGTCAATTAGGGTGGgtactagggtgtaatatcaaaatcgattttccagcacagcactttttcagaaccttttggggtcctaaacaactccccaaagtttgggaccgattggtttagtcctcacattgcgcaaagcgattcaattttccatataaatttgtatggagaaaaccatatttttgaataatgaaatttatcaaatccacgtttcatgctatatcaaaaccggactcatattcggaaGCTCTTAAAtgtcctctacaactttcccgaagagagtatggtgctaacttgctcctcaaagaagatatagcgtcctcaaaactcgcctaaaacgtgattttcgagcaaaaaacacgttttagacgagttttgaggacgctatatcttctttcaggagcaagctagcaccatactctcttgggtaaagttgtagaacacattccagagcatccgaataagagtccggttttgatattacatgaaacgtggatttgataaatatcaaaatccagaaaaaaatgttttctccatacaaatttatatggaaaattgaatcgctttgcg
Coding sequences:
- the LOC120424875 gene encoding uncharacterized protein LOC120424875 produces the protein MNILVISFLALASLSTFPAPSLGTPASAAAADVSDPKKSLAAAAVAPINNNGLKEVWQEDEHEVLIRNERGTKNGGGAGTAGKKDRKKDKTQSSSSSPSSSSSPQSSSAGGASNGHQKYNKQQNTKPKPSDRQQAQNSQCRYTKGPWTECDAKSNTRSRTLSLKKGEQSCVQTRTIQKKCKKACRYDKGAWSECAPNGQMSRTDSLKSSSDATCQTSRVVNKNCNQGKSKDKQNKPAKAEKKEKVRKWKRRLAKLYNKQRNATGSQR